A single genomic interval of Gloeocapsa sp. PCC 73106 harbors:
- a CDS encoding argininosuccinate synthase produces MVRAHKVVLAYSGGVDTSVCIPYLINEWGVKEIITLAADLGQGEELGPIKEKALRCGAVESLVVDGVEAFVTEYAFPAIQANALYENRYPLSTALARPLIAKMLVEAAVKYGADAVAHGCTAKGNDQVRFDLAIMALNPNLKVLAPAREWGMSREETIAYGEKFGIESPVKKSSPYSIDRNLLGRSIEAGPLEDPMHEPPEEIYLMTKAIADTPEQPEYITIGFTKGLPTHLDGKNLDPVTLITRLNEVAGNHGVGRIDMIENRVVGIKSREIYETPALLVLIAAHRDLESLTLTADVTRYKRGIEQTYSELIYQGLWYNPLKQALDAFILNTQERVTGSVRVKFHKGNATIVGRESENSIYAPSLATYGAEDQFDHRAAEGFIYIWGLPTRVWAEKTRG; encoded by the coding sequence ATGGTTCGTGCTCATAAAGTAGTGCTCGCTTATTCCGGGGGGGTAGACACCTCCGTCTGTATTCCTTATCTTATAAATGAATGGGGCGTAAAAGAGATAATTACTCTAGCCGCAGATTTGGGACAAGGAGAAGAACTAGGACCAATTAAAGAGAAAGCTCTCAGATGTGGAGCGGTAGAATCTCTAGTAGTAGATGGAGTAGAAGCCTTTGTTACAGAATATGCCTTTCCAGCAATTCAAGCTAACGCACTCTATGAAAATCGCTATCCTTTGTCCACGGCTCTAGCTCGTCCCCTCATTGCTAAAATGCTCGTAGAAGCCGCAGTTAAGTACGGCGCCGATGCAGTAGCTCATGGTTGCACAGCTAAAGGTAATGACCAAGTACGCTTCGATTTAGCCATCATGGCTTTAAATCCCAATCTCAAAGTCCTAGCACCCGCTAGAGAATGGGGTATGAGTCGCGAAGAAACGATCGCCTATGGTGAAAAGTTCGGTATAGAATCACCCGTGAAAAAATCTTCCCCCTACAGCATCGATCGCAATCTCCTCGGACGTAGTATCGAAGCGGGTCCCCTTGAAGATCCTATGCACGAACCCCCCGAGGAAATTTATTTAATGACCAAAGCGATCGCCGATACCCCCGAGCAACCAGAATATATTACCATCGGCTTTACCAAAGGTCTTCCCACTCACCTCGATGGTAAAAATTTAGACCCTGTTACCCTGATTACTCGACTCAATGAAGTTGCTGGTAACCACGGTGTGGGACGCATTGACATGATTGAAAATCGCGTTGTCGGTATTAAATCCCGAGAAATTTACGAAACCCCCGCTTTGTTAGTGTTAATTGCTGCCCATCGCGATTTAGAAAGTCTCACTCTCACCGCCGATGTGACTCGATATAAGCGAGGTATCGAACAAACCTACAGCGAACTCATCTACCAAGGACTTTGGTACAACCCTCTTAAACAAGCTTTAGACGCCTTTATATTAAACACCCAAGAACGCGTCACGGGTTCAGTGCGAGTCAAATTCCATAAAGGTAACGCCACCATCGTTGGACGTGAATCGGAAAACTCTATTTATGCTCCCAGTTTAGCGACCTATGGCGCTGAGGATCAATTCGATCACCGCGCCGCTGAGGGCTTTATCTATATCTGGGGATTACCCACCCGAGTCTGGGCAGAAAAAACCAGAGGCTAA
- a CDS encoding AbrB/MazE/SpoVT family DNA-binding domain-containing protein, translating into MILKLSKIGNSLGTTFPPEIIEKLNWKEGDTIYVHETTEGIELIHCDSEFEIVMEASEEITRRYHKALRDLAS; encoded by the coding sequence ATGATCTTAAAATTAAGCAAGATTGGTAATTCTCTGGGAACAACTTTTCCTCCAGAAATAATCGAAAAACTAAACTGGAAAGAAGGAGATACAATTTATGTGCATGAGACTACCGAAGGAATCGAATTGATCCACTGTGATTCTGAATTTGAAATTGTCATGGAAGCAAGTGAAGAAATTACGCGCAGGTATCATAAGGCTCTGCGAGATTTGGCAAGTTGA
- a CDS encoding type II toxin-antitoxin system death-on-curing family toxin: MNQYLWISEAQARAIHRQQLDLFGGAPGILDAGKLSSALARPRHIYTYNPSFNIYQLAAAYAWGLVRNHPFVDGNKRCAFVIMAVFLKVNGIDLILREAEVVTTMLALASGEMSEEELAAWLQKS, from the coding sequence TTGAATCAATATCTTTGGATAAGTGAAGCCCAAGCTAGAGCAATTCATCGACAACAACTAGACTTGTTTGGTGGCGCTCCCGGAATCCTTGATGCGGGAAAACTATCTTCTGCTCTGGCTAGACCTCGACATATTTACACTTATAATCCAAGTTTCAATATTTACCAGTTAGCAGCAGCTTACGCTTGGGGATTAGTTAGAAATCACCCTTTCGTTGATGGCAACAAACGTTGTGCTTTTGTAATTATGGCAGTTTTTCTTAAAGTTAACGGTATTGATCTGATTCTTCGGGAAGCTGAAGTTGTTACAACTATGTTAGCTTTAGCTTCGGGTGAAATGTCAGAAGAAGAACTTGCCGCTTGGCTTCAAAAAAGCTAA
- a CDS encoding ATP-binding protein: MLRQFRLQQRTELTETTKVLQWLEVTLKPLIPEKVYWQCQVALIEAFTNIVRHAHYNLPSHTPIEIQINLYIHYLEMCVWDWGEPFDLIKYLQSLGPIQSQSLEKEEGRGLYLIHELMDEVEHTRLSQGRNCLVMRKLIEREINPKNH, from the coding sequence TTGCTTAGACAGTTCCGTCTCCAACAAAGAACGGAACTAACTGAGACAACAAAGGTGTTGCAGTGGCTTGAAGTAACTCTCAAACCCCTAATTCCCGAAAAAGTGTATTGGCAATGTCAAGTGGCTTTAATCGAAGCGTTTACTAACATTGTGCGTCACGCTCATTACAATCTTCCTTCTCACACCCCTATAGAAATTCAGATTAATCTTTATATTCACTACTTGGAGATGTGCGTGTGGGATTGGGGAGAACCATTTGATCTAATCAAGTATCTTCAATCCCTTGGCCCAATTCAATCCCAATCTCTAGAAAAAGAAGAAGGACGTGGACTATACTTGATTCATGAACTAATGGATGAAGTAGAGCACACACGTCTTTCCCAAGGTCGCAACTGTCTAGTTATGCGTAAGTTGATCGAAAGGGAGATTAATCCCAAAAATCACTAA
- a CDS encoding DUF2949 domain-containing protein, translating to MSPITYSRFLEFLTQELSLPTRSISMAERSVEENSGLLPMILWKYGLVTLQELDKIYEWLESA from the coding sequence ATGTCACCAATTACATACTCACGCTTTTTAGAATTTTTAACTCAAGAATTGTCCCTCCCCACTAGATCTATTTCTATGGCTGAGCGTTCCGTCGAAGAGAATTCTGGCTTACTCCCCATGATACTCTGGAAATACGGCTTAGTTACTCTTCAAGAATTAGACAAAATCTATGAATGGCTCGAAAGCGCTTAA
- a CDS encoding acetolactate synthase large subunit: MGELNTAELLVRCLENEGVEYVFGLPGEENLHVLQALKNSSIKFITVRHEQGASFMADVYGRLTGKAGVCLSTLGPGATNLMTGVADANLDGAPLVAITGQVGTDRMHIESHQYLDLVAMFAPVTKWNKQIVRPSNTAEIIRKAFKIAQSEKPGAVHIDLPENIAAMPVSGLPLRQDGREKTYASFRSTNQAAAAISKAKNPLILAGNGTIRANASEALTEFATQLNIPVVNTFMGKGTIPYTHPLALWTVGLQQRDHISCAFDRTDLVIAVGYDLIEYSPKKWNPQGDIPLIHIGPNHAEIDSSYIPLVEIVGDISDSLQEILKRSDRSNMPTPAAASLRSEIRQDYEQYAHDTGFPIKPQKIIYDLREVMAPEDIVISDVGAHKMWMARHYHCDCPNTCIISNGFAAMGIAIPGAIAAKLVRPQQKVVAVTGDGGFMMNCQELETALRIGTPFVTLIFTDNSYGLIGWKQMAQFGEVNFVDFSNPDFVKFAESMGLKGYRVESAAELIPTLKTALAQDVPAVIDCPVDYRENMKLSQKSGDLSCQIWK; the protein is encoded by the coding sequence ATGGGGGAGTTAAATACAGCCGAGTTACTAGTTAGGTGCTTGGAAAATGAAGGAGTGGAATACGTCTTTGGACTGCCTGGAGAAGAAAATCTTCATGTTCTACAGGCTTTGAAAAATTCTTCCATTAAGTTCATCACAGTGCGTCACGAACAAGGAGCTTCTTTCATGGCAGACGTGTACGGTCGTCTGACGGGAAAAGCAGGTGTTTGTTTGTCTACTCTCGGTCCTGGCGCAACGAATCTAATGACGGGGGTAGCTGATGCCAATTTGGACGGAGCTCCCTTGGTAGCAATTACCGGACAGGTAGGAACAGACCGGATGCATATAGAATCTCACCAATATCTGGATTTGGTGGCGATGTTTGCGCCGGTGACTAAGTGGAATAAGCAAATTGTCAGACCAAGCAATACTGCAGAAATTATTCGCAAAGCTTTCAAAATCGCCCAATCGGAAAAGCCTGGTGCAGTACATATCGATTTACCGGAAAATATAGCGGCTATGCCCGTGAGTGGGTTGCCTTTGCGTCAAGATGGTCGCGAGAAGACATATGCTTCTTTTCGCAGTACTAATCAAGCGGCCGCAGCTATATCTAAAGCTAAAAACCCTCTAATTTTAGCGGGTAACGGCACAATTAGAGCGAATGCTTCGGAAGCTTTAACGGAATTCGCGACACAATTAAATATTCCTGTCGTTAATACGTTTATGGGTAAAGGGACTATTCCTTATACTCACCCTTTGGCTCTATGGACGGTGGGACTACAACAAAGAGATCACATTAGTTGTGCTTTTGATCGCACCGATTTAGTAATCGCCGTAGGATATGATTTGATTGAGTATTCTCCTAAAAAATGGAATCCTCAAGGAGATATTCCCCTGATTCATATTGGGCCAAATCACGCCGAGATTGACAGTAGCTACATACCTTTAGTGGAAATAGTGGGAGATATTTCTGATTCTTTGCAGGAAATTCTTAAGCGATCTGATCGCAGCAATATGCCAACACCGGCTGCGGCTAGTTTAAGGAGCGAAATTCGTCAGGACTACGAACAATATGCTCATGATACGGGTTTTCCCATCAAGCCACAAAAAATTATTTATGATCTCAGAGAAGTGATGGCACCAGAAGATATCGTTATTTCTGATGTTGGAGCTCATAAAATGTGGATGGCGCGTCACTATCATTGTGATTGTCCCAATACTTGTATTATTTCCAATGGCTTTGCTGCTATGGGTATCGCTATTCCGGGTGCGATCGCGGCTAAATTGGTTCGTCCTCAGCAAAAAGTGGTAGCGGTGACTGGGGATGGTGGTTTTATGATGAATTGTCAAGAGTTAGAGACTGCTTTACGTATCGGGACTCCTTTTGTGACGCTAATTTTTACCGACAATAGCTATGGTTTGATCGGTTGGAAACAGATGGCTCAATTTGGAGAGGTGAATTTCGTTGACTTTAGCAATCCTGATTTCGTCAAATTCGCTGAAAGCATGGGTCTAAAAGGCTACCGTGTGGAGTCGGCAGCTGAGCTAATTCCTACTCTTAAAACTGCTCTAGCGCAGGATGTTCCAGCGGTGATTGATTGTCCCGTTGATTACAGGGAAAATATGAAACTTTCCCAAAAATCAGGGGATCTCAGTTGTCAAATTTGGAAGTAA
- a CDS encoding gamma-glutamyltransferase: protein MQDTKVSIASGSQIAADGGVAVTAKGGNGVDAAIASALVSLCTDPGVIAPGAGGFITIYPPGGEPIVIDGYAEMPGKGLNAFQFGQGTQEVFLEYGGGMRTVIGYGSIATPGILAALAIAHQKYGILPWSEVLQPSIDWATRGFPLSAVGANYLAITHKVIFGWHQDSYQPLHRPDGSCLKKGEIVYVPHLAESLQQIAQEGVESFYQGELGQKITREIQANGGLLTARDLAEYRGIERSPLVINFGEWQIITNPPPAIGGACLGAMLLLAQQQPFTQWDAPSVKRMVDIQQAVLNYRGQHLGQIEELTPKVERLLTLARMGELYPLQQSPSTIHTSAVDSNGLGCSISASAGYGSGVMISGTGLWFNNSLGELELHPEGLKSITPGCRLVSNMAPTIARKDDGTVLAIGSPGASRITSAIAFALINFIQLKMPLAEAIAAPRLHVEVFEDNLAVAFEPGLNIEDVSGVTLRPFTERSMYFGGVQAALWSPDTGLLHAADPRRVGGVAYGRF, encoded by the coding sequence TTGCAAGATACAAAAGTAAGTATAGCCTCCGGGTCGCAAATTGCCGCTGATGGGGGTGTGGCTGTGACTGCTAAAGGAGGAAATGGGGTTGATGCGGCGATCGCCTCGGCGTTAGTTTCTCTGTGTACCGATCCAGGGGTAATCGCACCAGGTGCTGGTGGTTTTATTACTATTTACCCTCCTGGAGGAGAACCAATTGTTATAGATGGCTACGCCGAAATGCCAGGTAAAGGTCTTAATGCGTTTCAATTTGGACAGGGGACTCAAGAAGTATTTTTAGAGTATGGAGGGGGAATGCGGACGGTGATTGGTTATGGTTCCATCGCCACCCCGGGAATTTTGGCGGCTTTAGCTATAGCGCATCAAAAATATGGGATTCTACCCTGGTCAGAGGTTCTGCAACCGAGTATTGATTGGGCAACTAGAGGATTTCCCCTATCCGCAGTTGGGGCTAATTATCTGGCTATCACCCATAAGGTAATTTTTGGTTGGCATCAGGACAGTTATCAACCTTTGCATCGTCCTGACGGAAGCTGTTTAAAAAAGGGAGAAATTGTTTACGTACCCCATCTAGCAGAAAGTTTACAACAGATCGCACAAGAAGGTGTAGAAAGTTTTTATCAAGGGGAATTAGGACAAAAAATCACTAGGGAAATCCAAGCTAACGGAGGGTTACTTACGGCGAGGGATTTGGCGGAGTATCGTGGGATTGAGCGATCGCCTCTTGTGATTAATTTTGGTGAGTGGCAAATCATTACCAACCCACCCCCTGCGATCGGTGGTGCTTGTTTAGGGGCTATGTTATTACTAGCACAACAACAGCCTTTTACCCAGTGGGATGCTCCATCTGTTAAACGTATGGTGGACATTCAACAAGCTGTTTTAAATTACCGTGGTCAGCACTTGGGACAAATAGAGGAATTAACTCCAAAGGTAGAAAGATTATTGACGTTAGCCCGCATGGGTGAATTATATCCTTTGCAGCAATCTCCCTCTACTATCCATACTTCGGCGGTAGATAGTAATGGTTTAGGCTGTTCTATCAGTGCGTCTGCGGGTTATGGTTCGGGGGTGATGATTTCTGGTACTGGTTTGTGGTTCAACAATTCTCTAGGGGAGTTGGAGTTACATCCAGAAGGGTTAAAGAGTATTACCCCTGGCTGTCGCCTAGTTTCTAACATGGCTCCTACTATAGCGCGTAAGGATGACGGTACGGTTTTAGCGATCGGCTCTCCTGGTGCTTCTCGTATTACTAGTGCGATCGCTTTTGCTTTAATTAATTTTATTCAGCTCAAAATGCCTTTAGCTGAAGCTATTGCTGCGCCTCGTCTTCATGTGGAGGTCTTTGAAGATAATCTAGCTGTGGCGTTTGAACCTGGTTTAAATATAGAGGATGTTTCTGGGGTAACACTTCGTCCCTTTACAGAGCGATCGATGTATTTTGGAGGAGTACAGGCAGCTTTATGGAGTCCTGATACTGGACTGTTGCACGCGGCTGATCCTCGTCGGGTGGGCGGAGTAGCTTATGGGAGGTTTTAA
- a CDS encoding sugar transferase: protein MTIPMTPPNLTVSYSDNNPTIKLPVRVSVLEAMAFKTACDQLLRQTSVETILIDCQYTSFIDSSGVGALVHLLKGTREKHIELMLINVGTSVLEVLTITGLDQALKIKPIRYGKTNSNQNLPETHPSVRSWVKRGIDILGSLVGLAITGILFIPIAIAIKVNSPGPIFFSQVRCGWLGKKFRIWKFRSMLADAEKYKAELLDMNDLSDPKMFKSENDPRITRVGRFLRRTSLDELPQFWNVLKGEMSLVGTRPPTPDEVELYEVPEWQRLNVKPGMTGEWQVKGRSTVRTFEEVIRLDLNYQENWSLKYDLELILSTILILFRKNSGAY from the coding sequence ATGACTATCCCAATGACTCCACCCAATTTGACAGTGAGTTACTCTGATAATAATCCAACGATTAAATTGCCAGTTCGCGTGAGCGTACTAGAAGCCATGGCTTTTAAAACTGCTTGCGATCAACTACTCAGACAAACTTCTGTCGAAACAATTCTGATTGATTGTCAATATACTAGCTTTATTGATAGCAGTGGTGTAGGTGCTCTAGTTCATCTGCTCAAAGGAACTAGGGAGAAACATATAGAGCTCATGTTAATCAACGTTGGGACCTCAGTACTTGAGGTGTTAACGATTACAGGTTTAGACCAGGCTTTAAAAATTAAGCCGATACGATACGGTAAAACTAATTCCAATCAAAATTTACCCGAAACTCACCCCTCGGTGCGTTCTTGGGTGAAACGAGGAATAGACATCCTAGGAAGTTTAGTAGGATTAGCGATTACAGGAATACTTTTCATTCCCATTGCGATCGCTATCAAAGTCAATAGTCCCGGTCCTATTTTTTTCAGCCAGGTACGTTGTGGTTGGTTGGGCAAAAAGTTTAGAATTTGGAAATTTCGTTCGATGCTAGCGGACGCAGAAAAATATAAAGCTGAATTGTTAGATATGAATGATTTGAGCGATCCTAAAATGTTTAAAAGCGAAAACGATCCACGTATCACCAGAGTGGGTCGTTTTCTCCGTAGAACCAGCTTAGACGAATTACCTCAATTTTGGAACGTACTCAAAGGCGAAATGAGTCTAGTGGGTACTCGTCCTCCCACCCCCGACGAAGTAGAACTCTATGAAGTACCAGAATGGCAACGTTTAAACGTTAAACCAGGAATGACCGGAGAATGGCAAGTCAAGGGAAGATCAACAGTGCGCACTTTTGAAGAAGTAATCCGACTAGACCTCAATTATCAAGAAAATTGGAGTCTCAAATACGATCTAGAGTTAATTCTCAGTACTATTTTGATTTTGTTCCGTAAAAATAGTGGCGCATACTAA
- a CDS encoding CP12 domain-containing protein, with protein sequence MKASEIMTEDVITIRGSASVAEAVRLMKENQIHALIVDRRNEEDAYGIVTDSDVVYKVTAYGKDPKKVKVYEIMTKPCIAVNPNLAVEYVARLFAQTQIQRAPVIQNTLLGIISITDILTKSDFVEAPSTVILQDEIEKYRTAARAICAEKGPTSRECAVAWDIVEELQATAAYQRAEKIEKTYFEEYCEENPDALEARMYDA encoded by the coding sequence ATGAAAGCATCCGAAATCATGACCGAAGATGTGATTACCATTCGTGGCTCAGCTAGCGTAGCCGAAGCTGTGCGATTGATGAAAGAAAATCAGATTCATGCTTTAATCGTAGACAGACGCAATGAAGAAGACGCCTATGGTATTGTTACAGATTCAGACGTTGTTTATAAAGTAACTGCCTATGGCAAAGATCCCAAAAAAGTCAAAGTATACGAAATAATGACCAAACCCTGTATTGCGGTTAATCCCAATTTAGCTGTAGAATACGTAGCGCGTTTGTTTGCTCAGACTCAGATTCAAAGAGCGCCTGTTATCCAAAACACTTTATTAGGCATTATCTCAATTACCGATATTCTGACTAAGAGCGATTTTGTTGAAGCCCCCAGCACGGTTATTTTACAAGATGAAATTGAGAAGTACCGCACCGCAGCGCGAGCCATTTGTGCAGAAAAGGGACCAACCTCTCGTGAATGCGCAGTAGCTTGGGATATTGTAGAAGAGTTGCAAGCGACAGCGGCTTATCAAAGAGCTGAAAAAATAGAAAAGACTTATTTTGAGGAATACTGTGAGGAAAATCCTGATGCTTTAGAAGCGAGAATGTATGATGCCTAA
- a CDS encoding nucleoside triphosphate pyrophosphatase yields MKLPSFVLASASVARRRLLQGVGIEPIIRPSNFDESQIKNADPLELVKALAKSKATLVAPEFEDALILGCDSLLVVEGKIYGKPETPEVAIARWLRMRAQQGTLYTGHCLIDRRQQRTLLRSGITQVYFGDITTATIEAYVNSGEPLNCAGAFALEGKGGLLIDRIEGCHSNVIGLSLPLLRAMLTDLGYKISDFWD; encoded by the coding sequence ATGAAACTCCCCAGTTTTGTTTTGGCTTCTGCTTCTGTGGCGCGTCGCCGTTTACTACAGGGGGTGGGTATTGAACCGATTATCCGCCCTAGTAATTTTGACGAGTCTCAGATTAAAAATGCTGATCCTCTAGAATTAGTTAAGGCTTTGGCTAAGAGCAAAGCGACTCTGGTTGCGCCAGAGTTTGAAGATGCTCTAATTCTAGGGTGTGATTCTCTGTTGGTAGTTGAGGGAAAAATTTATGGTAAGCCAGAAACTCCAGAAGTCGCGATCGCTCGTTGGCTAAGGATGCGCGCTCAACAAGGTACTCTTTACACCGGTCATTGTTTAATCGATCGCCGACAACAACGGACCCTGTTGCGCTCTGGTATCACTCAAGTCTATTTTGGAGATATTACCACCGCAACGATTGAGGCTTACGTTAATAGCGGTGAGCCACTTAATTGTGCTGGGGCTTTTGCTCTTGAAGGTAAGGGGGGTTTGCTGATTGACCGGATCGAGGGCTGTCATAGCAATGTCATTGGCTTAAGCTTACCTTTGTTAAGGGCTATGCTCACGGATTTGGGCTATAAAATTAGTGATTTTTGGGATTAA